One Gloeobacter morelensis MG652769 DNA window includes the following coding sequences:
- the rcbX gene encoding RuBisCO chaperone RbcX, with protein sequence MELKAITRATAKVLVSYLTYQAVRVVLDQLRETDPQRAIWFNQFSTAKTLQDGEAYLRELAPVDPALAMRVMTVREHLAEQVADFLPELVRTGVQQSNMDHRRQYIERTLRLESPAESEAETPND encoded by the coding sequence ATGGAGCTCAAGGCGATCACCAGGGCCACGGCAAAAGTGCTGGTAAGCTACCTCACCTACCAGGCCGTCCGGGTTGTCCTCGACCAGTTGCGCGAGACCGACCCCCAGCGGGCCATCTGGTTCAACCAGTTCTCCACAGCCAAGACGCTGCAGGACGGCGAAGCCTACCTGCGCGAACTGGCCCCCGTCGATCCGGCTCTGGCCATGCGGGTGATGACCGTGCGCGAGCACCTTGCCGAGCAGGTGGCCGACTTTCTGCCGGAGCTGGTGAGAACCGGCGTGCAGCAGTCGAACATGGACCACCGCCGCCAGTACATCGAGCGCACCCTGCGGCTGGAGTCCCCCGCCGAATCCGAGGCGGAAACACCCAACGATTGA